The following coding sequences lie in one Hippoglossus hippoglossus isolate fHipHip1 chromosome 14, fHipHip1.pri, whole genome shotgun sequence genomic window:
- the aff4 gene encoding AF4/FMR2 family member 4 isoform X9, translating into MLGNYDEMKEPIGDTLPKLSSKPSNSSSSSEEKSGPPLFGDQRGVGSGGSSQTNKWTPVGPAGGSSSQSQKRSGLQGGHGSQRNNGGSSSSSSQRHGGEVREKKSSKHSGGSEHSKSHTSSPAKGSLSSSSSNSHSRSTLSAEQHHSKERYRSKSPRDREANWDSPSRVHTSFTSGQHSSQAFPPSLMSKPGSMLQKPTAYVRPMDGQETAEPKSSQAESYSGQSHSSTMGEMKSNGKASLSKLKMPSQPVEGSGDANCVDEILKEMTQSWPPPLTAIHTPCKTEPSKFPFPTKDSHPFPGGHKRGSSSKSSSSHQSKTCDEQPTMLEDDLKLSSSEDSDVEQDSAKNASRNTSASNNSEGAEQSRDDSSSHSGSESSSGSDSESESSTTDSEANEPPRPASPEPEQPMANKWQLDNWFKKAKQFSPASPVDNNSVPTKCKKEGRDNGSGRGYGSQGGGSKDSATPTPSRDLRAAQKGAEGGRGRQKSPAQSEGGTNPRIRVGKKQPKKSEKPPVVEEPKGGLRVESEPAPEIPPHRPKAATKGSRKPSIKKEPKSSPRPTAAAVTSTVDKRKPKAATKTSQKSREFVDTDSSSSDSEGNESIPSSSQTPKYTDSIRTPVCVFSPMEEKELLSPLSDPEERYPARPPQQQVLLVKIDLTLLSRIPGRPYKDPAEIKVERDDSLDRDSKDFSKQSSEKSSSKAKRKHKNDEEGAKTESKRCKLEEKSLSHHKNSSKESKRSLEKKEEPAPSPSMSGLQRTPKAEHPSRKRTVSQSSTSLSSGTGSGKEGGHSTKGNSTSKHRKGEDKGRSTRDGKEKSSKGCDNQLAVPPLSTDGSKSQRSKLVFEDRVHSADHYLQEAKKLKHNADALLDRFEKAVYYLDAVVSFVECGNALEKSAQESKSPFPMYAETVELIKYTMKLKSYMAPDATSADRRLAVLCLRCQSLLYLRLFKLRKDSALKYSKTLTEHLKNSLSNTQAPSPGMGNKAAGMPSPVSPKLSPGTAGGYSSVSSSSSASSSVTIPQRIHQMAASYVQVTSNFLYATEVWDQAEQLSKEQKGELKKIDFFLELDKVMGPLIFNTSSMTELVRYTRQGLHWLRLDAKAIPQ; encoded by the exons ATGCTGGGCAATTACGACGAGATGAAAGAACCGATTGGTGACACACTTCCAAAGCTTAGCAGTAAACCTTCAAACAGCTCATCTTCCTCCGAGGAGAAGTCAGGCCCACCTTTGTTTGGGGACCAGCGTGGCGTCGGCAGCGGTGGCAGCAGCCAGACCAATAAGTGGACTCCTGTTGGTCCAGCAGGTGGATCTTCATCCCAGTCCCAGAAACGCTCAGGACTCCAGGGTGGGCACGGCAGCCAGAGAAACAACGGaggcagtagcagcagcagtagccaAAGACACGGAGGAGAGGTGCGTGAAAAGAAATCAAGTAAACACAGCGGAGGATCAGAGCACTCAAAGTCACACACGTCAAGTCCCGCCAAGGGCTCTCtgagctcctccagcagcaacaGCCACTCACGGAGCACCTTGTCCGCCGAGCAGCACCACAGCAAGGAGCGCTACCGCTCTAAGTCCCCGCGAGACAGAGAGGCCAACTGGGACTCGCCCTCACGGGTTCACACCTCCTTCACTAGTGGACAGCACTCGAGTCAGGCCTTTCCCCCGTCTCTCATGTCCAAGCCCGGCTCCATGCTGCAGAAGCCCACGGCCTATGTGCGGCCTATGGACGGCCAGGAAACGGCAGAGCCCAAGAGCTCGCAAGCGGAAAGCTACAGCGGTCAGTCGCACAGCAGCACCATGGGAGAGATGAAGTCCAACGGCAAGGCCTCGCTTTCCAAACTCAAGATGCCCTCACAGCCTGTAGAG GGCTCCGGTGATGCCAACTGTGTCGATGAGATTCTGAAG gaaATGACTCAGTCGTGGCCCCCTCCGCTGACGGCCATTCACACCCCCTGCAAAACAGAGCCCTCCAAGTTTCCATTCCCTACCAAG GACTCACACCCTTTTCCTGGTGGACACA aacGAGGCAGTTCTTCCAAGAGCTCCAGCAGTCACCAGTCCAAAACTTGCGATGAACAGCCAAC TATGCTCGAAGATGACCTGAAGCTGAGCAGCAGCGAAGATAGTGATGTAGAACAGGACTCTGCCAAGAATGCCTCAAGGAACACATCAGCAAG CAATAACAGTGAAGGAGCGGAGCAGTCGAGGGATGACTCCAGCAGCCACAGCGGCTCGGAAAGCAGCTCGGGCTCAGACAGCGAGAGCGAAAGCAGCACGACGGACAGCGAGGCCAACGAGCCCCCGCGGCCTGCCTCTCCTGAA CCTGAACAACCCATGGCCAACAAGTGGCAGCTGGACAACTGGTTCAAGAAGGCCAAGCAGTTCTCCCCAGCTTCTCCAGTGGACAACAATAGTGTTCCAACCAAGTGCAAGAAAGAGGGCAGAGATAACGGCTCAGGACGTGGCTATGGTAGCCAGGGAGGGGGGTCTAAAGACTCAGCTACACCCACCCCAAGTAGAGACTTACGGGCAGCACAAAAGGGCGCGGAGGGTGGCCGTGGCCGGCAAAAATCCCCCGCCCAGAGTGAGGGTGGCACGAATCCGCGAATCCGTGTAGGTAAAAAACAGCCCAAAAAATCGGAGAAGCCTCCAGTGGTAGAGGAACCCAAGGGTGGTCTGAGAGTGGAGAGTGAGCCCGCCCCAGAGATTCCTCCCCATCGGCCCAAAGCTGCTACAAAGGGTTCCCGCAAACCAAGTATCAAAAAAGAACCCAAGTCCTCACCGAggcccactgctgctgctgtcaccagCACCGTGGACAAACGCAAGCCGAAGGCAGCCACCAAGACTTCCCAGAAGTCTCGTGAGTTTGTTGATACGGACTCTTCGTCGTCCGACTCTGAGGGGAACGAGAGCATCCCGTCATCGTCGCAGACGCCCAAGTACACAGACAGCATCAGgaccccagtgtgtgtgttttctccaatGGAAGAAAAAGAGCTGTTGTCTCCACTGAGTGACCCTGAGGAGCGATATCCTGCGAGGCCGCCTCAGCAGCAGGTTCTACTCGTGAAGATAG ATCTCACTTTGCTGTCGAGGATCCCAGGGCGGCCCTACAAGGATCCCGCAGAGATAAAAGTGGAGCGGGACGACTCTCTAGACAGGGACAGCAAAGACTTCAGTAAGCAGAGCTCTGAGAAGAGCTCGAGCAAGGCCAAGAGGAAACACAAG AACGACGAAGAAGGCGCCAAGACGGAGAGCAAGCGATGCAAGCTAGAGGAGAAGTCTCTATCCCATCATAAAAACAGCAGTAAAGA GTCGAAGAGGTCTttggagaagaaagaggagccaGCCCCCTCTCCATCCATGTCAGGTCTGCAGCGGACGCCCAAAGCAGAGCATCCGAGTCGGAAGAGGACGGTCAGCCAGTCCTCCACCTCTTTGTCTAGtgggacaggaagtggaaaggAGGGGGGCCACAGCACGAAGGGCAACTCCACCTCCAAGCACAGAAAAGGGGAGGACAAGGGACGCAGCACACGCGATGGCAAG GAGAAATCCTCAAAGGGCTGTGATAACCAGCTGGCTGTGCCTCCGCTCTCCACAGACGGCTCCAAGTCTCAGAGATCCAAGCTGGTGTTTGAGGACAG GGTCCATTCAGCAGATCACTACTTACAAGAAGCTAAGAAACTTAAACACAATGCAGATGCTCTG TTGGACCGTTTCGAGAAGGCAGTTTACTACCTGGACGCCGTGGTGTCTTTCGTTGAATGTGGTAACGCTTTGGAGAAGAGTGCCCAAGAGTCCAAGTCTCCCTTCCCCATGTATGCTGAAACTGTGGAGCTTATCAA ATACACTATGAAGTTAAAAAGCTATATGGCCCCAGATGCTACTTCAGCAGACCGGAGGCTAGCTGTGCTTTG cttACGATGCCAGTCCCTCCTGTACCTGCGGTTATTCAAGCTGAGGAAAGACAGTGCACTCAAATACTCCAAAACACTCACAGAGCACTTAAAG AACTCTCTGAGTAACACCCAGGCTCCCTCTCCTGGAATGGGAAA TAAGGCAGCGGGTATGCCCTCTCCAGTGTCTCCCAAACTGTCCCCGGGCACGGCCGGCGGCTACTCGTCAgtcagcagcagtagcagcgcCAGCTCGTCTGTGACCATACCTCAGCGTATCCACCAGATGGCCGCCAGCTACGTTCAGGTCACCTCCAACTTCCTGTACGCCACTGAGGTCTGGGACCAGGCTGAGCAACTTTCTAAGGAGCAGAAAGGTGAACTTAAAAAAATAG ACTTTTTCCTGGAGTTGGACAAGGTGATGGGTCCTCTTATCTTCAACACCAGCAGCATGACAGAACTGGTGCGTTACACACGGCAGGGCCTCCACTGGCTGCGCCTGGACGCAAAGGCTATTCCCCAGTGA
- the aff4 gene encoding AF4/FMR2 family member 4 isoform X7: MNREDRNVLRMKERERRNQEIQQGGGEAFPANSPLFPEPYKVSSKEDKLSSRIQSMLGNYDEMKEPIGDTLPKLSSKPSNSSSSSEEKSGPPLFGDQRGVGSGGSSQTNKWTPVGPAGGSSSQSQKRSGLQGGHGSQRNNGGSSSSSSQRHGGEVREKKSSKHSGGSEHSKSHTSSPAKGSLSSSSSNSHSRSTLSAEQHHSKERYRSKSPRDREANWDSPSRVHTSFTSGQHSSQAFPPSLMSKPGSMLQKPTAYVRPMDGQETAEPKSSQAESYSGQSHSSTMGEMKSNGKASLSKLKMPSQPVEGSGDANCVDEILKEMTQSWPPPLTAIHTPCKTEPSKFPFPTKDSHPFPGGHKRGSSSKSSSSHQSKTCDEQPTNNSEGAEQSRDDSSSHSGSESSSGSDSESESSTTDSEANEPPRPASPEPEQPMANKWQLDNWFKKAKQFSPASPVDNNSVPTKCKKEGRDNGSGRGYGSQGGGSKDSATPTPSRDLRAAQKGAEGGRGRQKSPAQSEGGTNPRIRVGKKQPKKSEKPPVVEEPKGGLRVESEPAPEIPPHRPKAATKGSRKPSIKKEPKSSPRPTAAAVTSTVDKRKPKAATKTSQKSREFVDTDSSSSDSEGNESIPSSSQTPKYTDSIRTPVCVFSPMEEKELLSPLSDPEERYPARPPQQQVLLVKIDLTLLSRIPGRPYKDPAEIKVERDDSLDRDSKDFSKQSSEKSSSKAKRKHKNDEEGAKTESKRCKLEEKSLSHHKNSSKESKRSLEKKEEPAPSPSMSGLQRTPKAEHPSRKRTVSQSSTSLSSGTGSGKEGGHSTKGNSTSKHRKGEDKGRSTRDGKEKSSKGCDNQLAVPPLSTDGSKSQRSKLVFEDRVHSADHYLQEAKKLKHNADALLDRFEKAVYYLDAVVSFVECGNALEKSAQESKSPFPMYAETVELIKYTMKLKSYMAPDATSADRRLAVLCLRCQSLLYLRLFKLRKDSALKYSKTLTEHLKNSLSNTQAPSPGMGNKAAGMPSPVSPKLSPGTAGGYSSVSSSSSASSSVTIPQRIHQMAASYVQVTSNFLYATEVWDQAEQLSKEQKGELKKIDFFLELDKVMGPLIFNTSSMTELVRYTRQGLHWLRLDAKAIPQ, translated from the exons ATGAACCGTGAGGACCGGAATGTGCTCcgaatgaaagaaagagaaaggagaaatcAAGAAAtccagcagggaggaggagaggctttTCCAGCAAATTCCCCTCTCTTCCCCGAACCCTACAAAGTG TCCAGCAAGGAAGATAAACTGTCCAGCCGTATTCAGAGCATGCTGGGCAATTACGACGAGATGAAAGAACCGATTGGTGACACACTTCCAAAGCTTAGCAGTAAACCTTCAAACAGCTCATCTTCCTCCGAGGAGAAGTCAGGCCCACCTTTGTTTGGGGACCAGCGTGGCGTCGGCAGCGGTGGCAGCAGCCAGACCAATAAGTGGACTCCTGTTGGTCCAGCAGGTGGATCTTCATCCCAGTCCCAGAAACGCTCAGGACTCCAGGGTGGGCACGGCAGCCAGAGAAACAACGGaggcagtagcagcagcagtagccaAAGACACGGAGGAGAGGTGCGTGAAAAGAAATCAAGTAAACACAGCGGAGGATCAGAGCACTCAAAGTCACACACGTCAAGTCCCGCCAAGGGCTCTCtgagctcctccagcagcaacaGCCACTCACGGAGCACCTTGTCCGCCGAGCAGCACCACAGCAAGGAGCGCTACCGCTCTAAGTCCCCGCGAGACAGAGAGGCCAACTGGGACTCGCCCTCACGGGTTCACACCTCCTTCACTAGTGGACAGCACTCGAGTCAGGCCTTTCCCCCGTCTCTCATGTCCAAGCCCGGCTCCATGCTGCAGAAGCCCACGGCCTATGTGCGGCCTATGGACGGCCAGGAAACGGCAGAGCCCAAGAGCTCGCAAGCGGAAAGCTACAGCGGTCAGTCGCACAGCAGCACCATGGGAGAGATGAAGTCCAACGGCAAGGCCTCGCTTTCCAAACTCAAGATGCCCTCACAGCCTGTAGAG GGCTCCGGTGATGCCAACTGTGTCGATGAGATTCTGAAG gaaATGACTCAGTCGTGGCCCCCTCCGCTGACGGCCATTCACACCCCCTGCAAAACAGAGCCCTCCAAGTTTCCATTCCCTACCAAG GACTCACACCCTTTTCCTGGTGGACACA aacGAGGCAGTTCTTCCAAGAGCTCCAGCAGTCACCAGTCCAAAACTTGCGATGAACAGCCAAC CAATAACAGTGAAGGAGCGGAGCAGTCGAGGGATGACTCCAGCAGCCACAGCGGCTCGGAAAGCAGCTCGGGCTCAGACAGCGAGAGCGAAAGCAGCACGACGGACAGCGAGGCCAACGAGCCCCCGCGGCCTGCCTCTCCTGAA CCTGAACAACCCATGGCCAACAAGTGGCAGCTGGACAACTGGTTCAAGAAGGCCAAGCAGTTCTCCCCAGCTTCTCCAGTGGACAACAATAGTGTTCCAACCAAGTGCAAGAAAGAGGGCAGAGATAACGGCTCAGGACGTGGCTATGGTAGCCAGGGAGGGGGGTCTAAAGACTCAGCTACACCCACCCCAAGTAGAGACTTACGGGCAGCACAAAAGGGCGCGGAGGGTGGCCGTGGCCGGCAAAAATCCCCCGCCCAGAGTGAGGGTGGCACGAATCCGCGAATCCGTGTAGGTAAAAAACAGCCCAAAAAATCGGAGAAGCCTCCAGTGGTAGAGGAACCCAAGGGTGGTCTGAGAGTGGAGAGTGAGCCCGCCCCAGAGATTCCTCCCCATCGGCCCAAAGCTGCTACAAAGGGTTCCCGCAAACCAAGTATCAAAAAAGAACCCAAGTCCTCACCGAggcccactgctgctgctgtcaccagCACCGTGGACAAACGCAAGCCGAAGGCAGCCACCAAGACTTCCCAGAAGTCTCGTGAGTTTGTTGATACGGACTCTTCGTCGTCCGACTCTGAGGGGAACGAGAGCATCCCGTCATCGTCGCAGACGCCCAAGTACACAGACAGCATCAGgaccccagtgtgtgtgttttctccaatGGAAGAAAAAGAGCTGTTGTCTCCACTGAGTGACCCTGAGGAGCGATATCCTGCGAGGCCGCCTCAGCAGCAGGTTCTACTCGTGAAGATAG ATCTCACTTTGCTGTCGAGGATCCCAGGGCGGCCCTACAAGGATCCCGCAGAGATAAAAGTGGAGCGGGACGACTCTCTAGACAGGGACAGCAAAGACTTCAGTAAGCAGAGCTCTGAGAAGAGCTCGAGCAAGGCCAAGAGGAAACACAAG AACGACGAAGAAGGCGCCAAGACGGAGAGCAAGCGATGCAAGCTAGAGGAGAAGTCTCTATCCCATCATAAAAACAGCAGTAAAGA GTCGAAGAGGTCTttggagaagaaagaggagccaGCCCCCTCTCCATCCATGTCAGGTCTGCAGCGGACGCCCAAAGCAGAGCATCCGAGTCGGAAGAGGACGGTCAGCCAGTCCTCCACCTCTTTGTCTAGtgggacaggaagtggaaaggAGGGGGGCCACAGCACGAAGGGCAACTCCACCTCCAAGCACAGAAAAGGGGAGGACAAGGGACGCAGCACACGCGATGGCAAG GAGAAATCCTCAAAGGGCTGTGATAACCAGCTGGCTGTGCCTCCGCTCTCCACAGACGGCTCCAAGTCTCAGAGATCCAAGCTGGTGTTTGAGGACAG GGTCCATTCAGCAGATCACTACTTACAAGAAGCTAAGAAACTTAAACACAATGCAGATGCTCTG TTGGACCGTTTCGAGAAGGCAGTTTACTACCTGGACGCCGTGGTGTCTTTCGTTGAATGTGGTAACGCTTTGGAGAAGAGTGCCCAAGAGTCCAAGTCTCCCTTCCCCATGTATGCTGAAACTGTGGAGCTTATCAA ATACACTATGAAGTTAAAAAGCTATATGGCCCCAGATGCTACTTCAGCAGACCGGAGGCTAGCTGTGCTTTG cttACGATGCCAGTCCCTCCTGTACCTGCGGTTATTCAAGCTGAGGAAAGACAGTGCACTCAAATACTCCAAAACACTCACAGAGCACTTAAAG AACTCTCTGAGTAACACCCAGGCTCCCTCTCCTGGAATGGGAAA TAAGGCAGCGGGTATGCCCTCTCCAGTGTCTCCCAAACTGTCCCCGGGCACGGCCGGCGGCTACTCGTCAgtcagcagcagtagcagcgcCAGCTCGTCTGTGACCATACCTCAGCGTATCCACCAGATGGCCGCCAGCTACGTTCAGGTCACCTCCAACTTCCTGTACGCCACTGAGGTCTGGGACCAGGCTGAGCAACTTTCTAAGGAGCAGAAAGGTGAACTTAAAAAAATAG ACTTTTTCCTGGAGTTGGACAAGGTGATGGGTCCTCTTATCTTCAACACCAGCAGCATGACAGAACTGGTGCGTTACACACGGCAGGGCCTCCACTGGCTGCGCCTGGACGCAAAGGCTATTCCCCAGTGA
- the aff4 gene encoding AF4/FMR2 family member 4 isoform X1: protein MLRRSAVESNMNREDRNVLRMKERERRNQEIQQGGGEAFPANSPLFPEPYKVSSKEDKLSSRIQSMLGNYDEMKEPIGDTLPKLSSKPSNSSSSSEEKSGPPLFGDQRGVGSGGSSQTNKWTPVGPAGGSSSQSQKRSGLQGGHGSQRNNGGSSSSSSQRHGGEVREKKSSKHSGGSEHSKSHTSSPAKGSLSSSSSNSHSRSTLSAEQHHSKERYRSKSPRDREANWDSPSRVHTSFTSGQHSSQAFPPSLMSKPGSMLQKPTAYVRPMDGQETAEPKSSQAESYSGQSHSSTMGEMKSNGKASLSKLKMPSQPVEGSGDANCVDEILKEMTQSWPPPLTAIHTPCKTEPSKFPFPTKDSHPFPGGHKRGSSSKSSSSHQSKTCDEQPTMLEDDLKLSSSEDSDVEQDSAKNASRNTSASNNSEGAEQSRDDSSSHSGSESSSGSDSESESSTTDSEANEPPRPASPEPEQPMANKWQLDNWFKKAKQFSPASPVDNNSVPTKCKKEGRDNGSGRGYGSQGGGSKDSATPTPSRDLRAAQKGAEGGRGRQKSPAQSEGGTNPRIRVGKKQPKKSEKPPVVEEPKGGLRVESEPAPEIPPHRPKAATKGSRKPSIKKEPKSSPRPTAAAVTSTVDKRKPKAATKTSQKSREFVDTDSSSSDSEGNESIPSSSQTPKYTDSIRTPVCVFSPMEEKELLSPLSDPEERYPARPPQQQVLLVKIDLTLLSRIPGRPYKDPAEIKVERDDSLDRDSKDFSKQSSEKSSSKAKRKHKNDEEGAKTESKRCKLEEKSLSHHKNSSKESKRSLEKKEEPAPSPSMSGLQRTPKAEHPSRKRTVSQSSTSLSSGTGSGKEGGHSTKGNSTSKHRKGEDKGRSTRDGKEKSSKGCDNQLAVPPLSTDGSKSQRSKLVFEDRVHSADHYLQEAKKLKHNADALLDRFEKAVYYLDAVVSFVECGNALEKSAQESKSPFPMYAETVELIKYTMKLKSYMAPDATSADRRLAVLCLRCQSLLYLRLFKLRKDSALKYSKTLTEHLKNSLSNTQAPSPGMGNKAAGMPSPVSPKLSPGTAGGYSSVSSSSSASSSVTIPQRIHQMAASYVQVTSNFLYATEVWDQAEQLSKEQKGELKKIDFFLELDKVMGPLIFNTSSMTELVRYTRQGLHWLRLDAKAIPQ from the exons CAACATGAACCGTGAGGACCGGAATGTGCTCcgaatgaaagaaagagaaaggagaaatcAAGAAAtccagcagggaggaggagaggctttTCCAGCAAATTCCCCTCTCTTCCCCGAACCCTACAAAGTG TCCAGCAAGGAAGATAAACTGTCCAGCCGTATTCAGAGCATGCTGGGCAATTACGACGAGATGAAAGAACCGATTGGTGACACACTTCCAAAGCTTAGCAGTAAACCTTCAAACAGCTCATCTTCCTCCGAGGAGAAGTCAGGCCCACCTTTGTTTGGGGACCAGCGTGGCGTCGGCAGCGGTGGCAGCAGCCAGACCAATAAGTGGACTCCTGTTGGTCCAGCAGGTGGATCTTCATCCCAGTCCCAGAAACGCTCAGGACTCCAGGGTGGGCACGGCAGCCAGAGAAACAACGGaggcagtagcagcagcagtagccaAAGACACGGAGGAGAGGTGCGTGAAAAGAAATCAAGTAAACACAGCGGAGGATCAGAGCACTCAAAGTCACACACGTCAAGTCCCGCCAAGGGCTCTCtgagctcctccagcagcaacaGCCACTCACGGAGCACCTTGTCCGCCGAGCAGCACCACAGCAAGGAGCGCTACCGCTCTAAGTCCCCGCGAGACAGAGAGGCCAACTGGGACTCGCCCTCACGGGTTCACACCTCCTTCACTAGTGGACAGCACTCGAGTCAGGCCTTTCCCCCGTCTCTCATGTCCAAGCCCGGCTCCATGCTGCAGAAGCCCACGGCCTATGTGCGGCCTATGGACGGCCAGGAAACGGCAGAGCCCAAGAGCTCGCAAGCGGAAAGCTACAGCGGTCAGTCGCACAGCAGCACCATGGGAGAGATGAAGTCCAACGGCAAGGCCTCGCTTTCCAAACTCAAGATGCCCTCACAGCCTGTAGAG GGCTCCGGTGATGCCAACTGTGTCGATGAGATTCTGAAG gaaATGACTCAGTCGTGGCCCCCTCCGCTGACGGCCATTCACACCCCCTGCAAAACAGAGCCCTCCAAGTTTCCATTCCCTACCAAG GACTCACACCCTTTTCCTGGTGGACACA aacGAGGCAGTTCTTCCAAGAGCTCCAGCAGTCACCAGTCCAAAACTTGCGATGAACAGCCAAC TATGCTCGAAGATGACCTGAAGCTGAGCAGCAGCGAAGATAGTGATGTAGAACAGGACTCTGCCAAGAATGCCTCAAGGAACACATCAGCAAG CAATAACAGTGAAGGAGCGGAGCAGTCGAGGGATGACTCCAGCAGCCACAGCGGCTCGGAAAGCAGCTCGGGCTCAGACAGCGAGAGCGAAAGCAGCACGACGGACAGCGAGGCCAACGAGCCCCCGCGGCCTGCCTCTCCTGAA CCTGAACAACCCATGGCCAACAAGTGGCAGCTGGACAACTGGTTCAAGAAGGCCAAGCAGTTCTCCCCAGCTTCTCCAGTGGACAACAATAGTGTTCCAACCAAGTGCAAGAAAGAGGGCAGAGATAACGGCTCAGGACGTGGCTATGGTAGCCAGGGAGGGGGGTCTAAAGACTCAGCTACACCCACCCCAAGTAGAGACTTACGGGCAGCACAAAAGGGCGCGGAGGGTGGCCGTGGCCGGCAAAAATCCCCCGCCCAGAGTGAGGGTGGCACGAATCCGCGAATCCGTGTAGGTAAAAAACAGCCCAAAAAATCGGAGAAGCCTCCAGTGGTAGAGGAACCCAAGGGTGGTCTGAGAGTGGAGAGTGAGCCCGCCCCAGAGATTCCTCCCCATCGGCCCAAAGCTGCTACAAAGGGTTCCCGCAAACCAAGTATCAAAAAAGAACCCAAGTCCTCACCGAggcccactgctgctgctgtcaccagCACCGTGGACAAACGCAAGCCGAAGGCAGCCACCAAGACTTCCCAGAAGTCTCGTGAGTTTGTTGATACGGACTCTTCGTCGTCCGACTCTGAGGGGAACGAGAGCATCCCGTCATCGTCGCAGACGCCCAAGTACACAGACAGCATCAGgaccccagtgtgtgtgttttctccaatGGAAGAAAAAGAGCTGTTGTCTCCACTGAGTGACCCTGAGGAGCGATATCCTGCGAGGCCGCCTCAGCAGCAGGTTCTACTCGTGAAGATAG ATCTCACTTTGCTGTCGAGGATCCCAGGGCGGCCCTACAAGGATCCCGCAGAGATAAAAGTGGAGCGGGACGACTCTCTAGACAGGGACAGCAAAGACTTCAGTAAGCAGAGCTCTGAGAAGAGCTCGAGCAAGGCCAAGAGGAAACACAAG AACGACGAAGAAGGCGCCAAGACGGAGAGCAAGCGATGCAAGCTAGAGGAGAAGTCTCTATCCCATCATAAAAACAGCAGTAAAGA GTCGAAGAGGTCTttggagaagaaagaggagccaGCCCCCTCTCCATCCATGTCAGGTCTGCAGCGGACGCCCAAAGCAGAGCATCCGAGTCGGAAGAGGACGGTCAGCCAGTCCTCCACCTCTTTGTCTAGtgggacaggaagtggaaaggAGGGGGGCCACAGCACGAAGGGCAACTCCACCTCCAAGCACAGAAAAGGGGAGGACAAGGGACGCAGCACACGCGATGGCAAG GAGAAATCCTCAAAGGGCTGTGATAACCAGCTGGCTGTGCCTCCGCTCTCCACAGACGGCTCCAAGTCTCAGAGATCCAAGCTGGTGTTTGAGGACAG GGTCCATTCAGCAGATCACTACTTACAAGAAGCTAAGAAACTTAAACACAATGCAGATGCTCTG TTGGACCGTTTCGAGAAGGCAGTTTACTACCTGGACGCCGTGGTGTCTTTCGTTGAATGTGGTAACGCTTTGGAGAAGAGTGCCCAAGAGTCCAAGTCTCCCTTCCCCATGTATGCTGAAACTGTGGAGCTTATCAA ATACACTATGAAGTTAAAAAGCTATATGGCCCCAGATGCTACTTCAGCAGACCGGAGGCTAGCTGTGCTTTG cttACGATGCCAGTCCCTCCTGTACCTGCGGTTATTCAAGCTGAGGAAAGACAGTGCACTCAAATACTCCAAAACACTCACAGAGCACTTAAAG AACTCTCTGAGTAACACCCAGGCTCCCTCTCCTGGAATGGGAAA TAAGGCAGCGGGTATGCCCTCTCCAGTGTCTCCCAAACTGTCCCCGGGCACGGCCGGCGGCTACTCGTCAgtcagcagcagtagcagcgcCAGCTCGTCTGTGACCATACCTCAGCGTATCCACCAGATGGCCGCCAGCTACGTTCAGGTCACCTCCAACTTCCTGTACGCCACTGAGGTCTGGGACCAGGCTGAGCAACTTTCTAAGGAGCAGAAAGGTGAACTTAAAAAAATAG ACTTTTTCCTGGAGTTGGACAAGGTGATGGGTCCTCTTATCTTCAACACCAGCAGCATGACAGAACTGGTGCGTTACACACGGCAGGGCCTCCACTGGCTGCGCCTGGACGCAAAGGCTATTCCCCAGTGA